One genomic region from Deinococcus aerolatus encodes:
- a CDS encoding tyrosine-type recombinase/integrase, translating into MPEAAPRKRTKAPNGAASLRPYKGQYRVKVTVAMTGGRQQQVSRVVPTEAEARLVLAQLLTDHSRGLLRSPHTLTVEALLGELIAIRRDEWKPKTLANNEDLIRLHLAPHLGPLKVQKLKPQHIQQLYLLLARTYSLSLLRQVRALLRQALQLAVVNDLVPRNVAKDVELLGARVPRRVKQNRALSPEHLEAFLQAAAPFEEIAGPVFHIAGLLGLRRGEAAALRWEQVDLGRGLLHVRDNLVVVRGRPTPGTPKTEAGDRTVPLAPETVALLAAWKVRQQALGVMVGTKWIDSGHIFTTLKGTPFHPDRLSTLAREFGTRAGLEHVTFHGLRHTSASLHLARGVPAEVVKTWLGHENVSLTLNTYRTVYSHEHRLHVTGMSGLLQQGPDNLTLDGVLRVGA; encoded by the coding sequence ATGCCTGAAGCGGCCCCCAGGAAACGAACCAAGGCACCGAACGGGGCGGCCAGCCTGCGCCCATACAAGGGGCAGTACCGGGTCAAGGTCACGGTGGCCATGACCGGCGGCCGCCAGCAGCAGGTCAGCCGGGTGGTGCCCACCGAAGCCGAGGCGCGGCTGGTGCTGGCCCAGCTGCTGACCGACCACAGCCGCGGCCTGCTCCGGAGCCCCCACACCCTAACCGTGGAAGCGCTGCTCGGGGAGCTGATCGCCATCCGGCGGGACGAGTGGAAGCCCAAGACGCTGGCGAACAACGAGGACCTGATCCGGCTGCATCTGGCACCGCATCTCGGACCGCTCAAAGTGCAAAAGCTCAAACCCCAGCACATCCAGCAGCTGTACCTGCTGCTGGCCCGGACCTACAGCCTTTCCCTGCTGCGCCAGGTGCGCGCCCTGCTGCGGCAGGCCCTGCAACTCGCGGTGGTCAATGACCTGGTGCCCCGGAATGTCGCCAAGGATGTCGAGCTGCTCGGAGCCCGGGTCCCCCGGCGGGTCAAACAGAACCGGGCCCTGAGCCCCGAGCATCTGGAGGCGTTCCTGCAGGCGGCCGCGCCGTTCGAGGAGATCGCCGGCCCGGTGTTCCACATCGCGGGCCTGCTGGGTCTGCGGCGGGGCGAGGCGGCCGCGCTGCGCTGGGAACAGGTGGACCTAGGGCGGGGCCTCCTGCACGTGCGCGACAACCTGGTGGTGGTCCGGGGCCGCCCAACACCCGGAACCCCCAAGACCGAGGCCGGTGACCGGACCGTGCCCCTGGCTCCTGAGACGGTGGCGCTGCTGGCCGCCTGGAAAGTCCGGCAGCAGGCGCTCGGGGTGATGGTGGGGACGAAGTGGATCGACAGCGGCCACATCTTCACGACGCTGAAGGGCACCCCGTTCCACCCGGACCGGCTGTCCACGCTGGCCCGTGAATTCGGCACCCGGGCGGGGCTGGAGCACGTGACCTTCCACGGCCTGCGGCACACCAGCGCCAGCCTGCATCTGGCCAGGGGCGTCCCGGCAGAAGTGGTGAAGACCTGGCTGGGGCACGAGAACGTGAGCCTGACGCTGAACACCTACCGCACGGTCTACAGCCATGAGCACCGCCTGCATGTGACCGGGATGAGCGGCCTGCTGCAGCAGGGCCCGGACAATCTGACGCTCGACGGCGTTCT